A region from the Hydra vulgaris chromosome 08, alternate assembly HydraT2T_AEP genome encodes:
- the LOC124817940 gene encoding uncharacterized protein LOC124817940 → MLKWSKQRQYSVGSASLFDSNKMQNIERKFSRRKTKSYFEQQFKERNNGDAENNGDAEFNNSLLNKNFYCEGLGICEGLGVFTTTNKKFYYYIKSTKSSKNSFKQSENKTCVCTNDSVDSKKKSTSGSEIYLHIKKNEKLKKRPRLSQTRKKSLVDRRHSLSNICSTSLRESNMTSPKHRIHNEVMDNKELNSKNLFYTDISLNFLSNEQLVQLDKQMSTFNKQSMQVKKQSALSRSPLLPTKQLTLSNKKSRPLNLRYAKKFLIKRDHVLEINDKKNTLEDHFSNQNSSVKENNIPINMKVTKSQSISVKDCITQKNKETSKTFGKLDHSNGSYANTNSLNEKINSNPFLFIKSRIFKS, encoded by the coding sequence atgttgAAATGGTCAAAACAACGGCAGTATTCAGTCGGCTCAGCTTCATTGTTTGATAGCAACAAAATGCAAAACATTGAGAGAAAATTTTCTCGACgtaaaactaaaagttatttCGAACAACAATTTAAAGAGAGAAATAATGGAGATGCTGAAAATAATGGAGATGCTGAATTTAATAATTcactcttaaataaaaatttttattgtgaaGGATTGGGCATTTGCGAAGGATTGGGCGTTTTTACAACaactaataaaaagttttattattatataaaatcaacaaaatcttCTAAAAACAGTTTCAAACAATCGGAAAATAAAACCTGCGTTTGCACAAACGACTCCGTTGATTCCAAAAAGAAATCTACTTCAGGCTCAGAAATTTAtctacacataaaaaaaaatgaaaaattaaaaaaaagaccaCGACTAAGTCAAACCAGAAAGAAAAGTTTAGTGGATAGACGACATAGTTTATCAAACATATGTTCAACAAGTTTACGAGAATCTAACATGACTTCACCCAAACATCGCATTCACAACGAAGTGATGGACAATAAAGAGTTAAACtcgaaaaaccttttttacacAGATATAAGTTTGAATTTTCTTTCAAATGAACAATTAGTGCAGTTAGATAAACAAATGTCAACATTCAATAAACAATCAAtgcaagttaaaaaacaatcagCGTTAAGTAGATCGCCATTATTGCCAACTAAACAACTTAcgttgtcaaataaaaaatcgaGGCCGCTAAATTTGCGATATGCAAAAAAGTTCTTGATTAAAAGAGACCACGTACttgaaataaatgataaaaaaaacactttagaAGACCATTTTTCCAATCAGAACAGCTcagtaaaagaaaataatataccaATAAACATGAAAGTTACAAAAAGTCAGAGCATTTCAGTAAAAGACTGTAtcactcaaaaaaataaagaaacatcgAAAACTTTTGGAAAGTTGGATCATTCAAACGGAAGTTACGCAAACACAAATAGCTTGAATGAGAAAATCAATAGCAAcccctttttatttattaaatcacgaatttttaaatcataa